The following are from one region of the Pseudomonas lalucatii genome:
- the tolR gene encoding protein TolR has product MARIRNRRKPVAEMNVVPYIDVMLVLLVIFMVTAPMLNQGVKVDLPKVSSEVLPQDNNAQVLTISIKADKSYYWNMGSEVDVDTVQDQALSLDEMVRAVTAILNQGRSQGKQVQVFVRGDKAVDYGSVMAAMSGLQQADVGNVGLITEAP; this is encoded by the coding sequence ATGGCCAGAATTCGCAATAGACGCAAGCCGGTCGCCGAGATGAACGTGGTGCCCTACATCGACGTGATGTTGGTGCTGCTGGTGATCTTCATGGTGACCGCGCCGATGCTCAACCAGGGGGTCAAGGTCGACCTGCCCAAGGTCAGCAGCGAGGTGCTGCCGCAGGACAACAACGCCCAGGTGCTGACCATCTCGATCAAGGCCGACAAGTCCTACTACTGGAACATGGGCAGCGAGGTGGACGTCGACACCGTGCAGGATCAGGCGCTGAGCCTGGACGAGATGGTCAGGGCGGTGACCGCGATCCTCAATCAAGGCCGCAGTCAGGGCAAGCAGGTGCAGGTGTTCGTGCGTGGCGACAAGGCGGTCGACTATGGCTCCGTGATGGCGGCGATGAGCGGTTTGCAGCAGGCCGACGTGGGCAACGTCGGGCTGATCACCGAGGCGCCCTGA
- the aspS gene encoding aspartate--tRNA ligase, whose protein sequence is MMRSHYCGQLNESLDGQEITLCGWVHRRRDHGGVIFLDIRDREGLAQVVFDPDRAETFATADKVRSEYVVKLTGRVRLRPAGAVNPNMASGAIEVLGYQLEVLNEAETPPFPLNEYSDVGEETRLRYRFIDLRRPEMAEKLKLRSRITTSIRRYLDENGFLDVETPILTRATPEGARDYLVPSRTHAGSFFALPQSPQLFKQLLMVAGFDRYYQIAKCFRDEDLRADRQPEFTQIDIETSFLDEADIMGITEKMIRQLFKEVLDVEFGEFPHMSFAEAMRRYGSDKPDLRIPLELVDVADQLQQVEFKVFSGPANDPACRVAALRVPGGASMPRKQIDDYTKFVGIYGAKGLAYIKVNERAKGVEGLQSPIVKNIPAENLEVILDRVGAVDGDIVFFGADKAKIVSEALGALRIKLGHDLNLLTCEWAPLWVVDFPMFEENDDGSLTSLHHPFTSPSCSAAELEAGPATALSRAYDMVLNGTELGGGSIRIHDKAMQQAVFRVLGIGEDEQQEKFGFLLDALKFGAPPHGGLAFGLDRLVMLMTGAQSIREVIAFPKTQSAACVMTQAPGEVDTKALRELHIRLREQPKAE, encoded by the coding sequence ATGATGCGCAGCCATTATTGCGGCCAACTGAACGAGAGCCTGGACGGCCAGGAAATCACCCTTTGCGGTTGGGTGCACCGCCGTCGTGACCATGGCGGGGTGATCTTCCTCGATATTCGCGACCGTGAAGGTCTGGCCCAGGTGGTGTTCGACCCGGACCGTGCCGAGACTTTCGCCACGGCCGACAAGGTGCGCAGCGAATACGTGGTCAAGCTCACCGGCAGGGTGCGTCTGCGCCCCGCCGGCGCGGTCAACCCGAACATGGCGTCCGGCGCCATCGAGGTGCTGGGTTACCAGCTGGAAGTGCTGAACGAGGCGGAGACCCCGCCGTTCCCGCTCAACGAATACTCCGATGTCGGCGAGGAGACCCGCCTGCGCTACCGCTTCATCGACCTGCGTCGCCCGGAGATGGCCGAGAAGCTCAAGCTGCGCTCGCGCATCACCACCAGCATCCGCCGCTACCTGGACGAGAACGGCTTCCTCGACGTGGAAACGCCGATTCTGACCCGCGCCACCCCGGAAGGTGCGCGCGACTACCTGGTGCCCAGTCGCACCCATGCCGGCAGCTTCTTCGCCCTGCCGCAGTCGCCGCAGCTGTTCAAGCAGCTGTTGATGGTGGCCGGCTTCGACCGCTACTACCAGATCGCCAAGTGCTTCCGCGACGAAGACCTGCGCGCCGACCGCCAGCCGGAGTTCACCCAGATCGACATCGAGACCAGCTTCCTCGATGAAGCTGACATCATGGGCATCACCGAGAAGATGATCCGCCAGCTGTTCAAGGAAGTGCTGGATGTGGAGTTCGGCGAGTTCCCGCACATGAGCTTCGCCGAGGCCATGCGCCGCTACGGCTCGGACAAGCCGGACCTGCGCATCCCGCTGGAACTGGTGGATGTGGCCGACCAGCTGCAGCAGGTCGAGTTCAAGGTCTTCAGTGGCCCGGCCAACGACCCGGCCTGTCGCGTCGCCGCGCTGCGGGTGCCGGGCGGGGCGAGCATGCCGCGCAAGCAGATCGACGACTACACCAAGTTCGTCGGCATCTACGGTGCCAAGGGCCTGGCCTATATCAAGGTCAACGAGCGCGCCAAGGGCGTCGAGGGCCTGCAGTCGCCGATCGTCAAGAACATCCCGGCGGAGAATCTCGAGGTGATCCTCGATCGCGTCGGCGCGGTCGATGGCGACATCGTGTTCTTCGGCGCCGACAAAGCCAAGATCGTCAGCGAGGCCCTGGGCGCGCTGCGCATCAAGCTGGGCCACGACCTCAACCTGCTGACCTGCGAGTGGGCGCCGCTGTGGGTAGTCGACTTCCCGATGTTCGAGGAAAACGACGACGGCAGCCTGACTTCGCTGCACCATCCCTTCACCTCGCCGAGCTGCAGCGCGGCCGAGCTGGAGGCCGGTCCGGCGACCGCGCTGTCGCGCGCCTACGACATGGTGCTCAACGGCACCGAGCTGGGCGGCGGCTCCATCCGTATCCATGACAAGGCCATGCAGCAGGCGGTGTTCCGTGTGCTCGGCATCGGCGAAGACGAGCAGCAGGAGAAGTTCGGCTTCCTCCTCGACGCCCTGAAGTTCGGTGCGCCGCCCCATGGTGGCCTGGCCTTCGGTCTCGATCGCCTGGTGATGCTGATGACCGGCGCCCAGTCGATCCGCGAGGTTATCGCCTTCCCGAAGACCCAGAGCGCCGCCTGCGTCATGACCCAGGCACCGGGCGAGGTCGACACCAAGGCCCTGCGCGAGCTGCATATCCGCCTGCGCGAGCAGCCCAAGGCCGAGTAA
- a CDS encoding HD domain-containing phosphohydrolase, with protein MATPRTAELSPDQLEDFRQEATEQFQRSEQLLIELEHAPDDDERLRNLFRQVHTLKGNLGIVGLGALIPLPQALEDVLDRLRQKQLDFDSLLGDILLLSLDHLKELLEQAHGGPAARLSHEQVDALGQALSALAAAPRERQTSVRRALLEQLDPSTSLPAPATTDDLPAAELAKRHGLALDADLLFFLELMQASERRSHYWQGRGMRLLDLALTINRLGGNPETPTQLAAAVCLHDLGMAFLPLAILHKKSRLTDEERRQMQSHTSVAHEMLKPMPDWMSAAQITLQHHEHADGSGYPKGLKEGEIRPGALILNIVDTFDARTHERAHQTLSKRPLLRAILEINGLAGSQFSAHWVDIFNRTLQQEPELGHR; from the coding sequence ATGGCCACCCCCCGCACCGCCGAACTGAGCCCCGACCAGCTGGAGGATTTCCGCCAGGAAGCCACCGAGCAGTTCCAGCGCAGCGAACAACTGCTGATCGAACTGGAACATGCGCCGGACGATGACGAGCGCCTGCGCAACCTGTTCCGTCAGGTGCATACCCTCAAGGGCAACCTCGGCATCGTCGGCCTCGGCGCGCTGATACCGCTACCCCAGGCACTCGAGGATGTGCTCGACCGCCTGCGCCAGAAACAACTGGACTTCGACAGCCTGCTCGGCGACATCCTGCTGCTCAGCCTGGACCACCTGAAGGAGCTGCTCGAGCAGGCCCATGGCGGCCCCGCCGCACGCCTGAGCCACGAACAGGTCGACGCCCTCGGCCAGGCGTTGAGCGCCCTGGCCGCCGCGCCACGGGAGCGCCAGACAAGCGTGCGCCGCGCCCTGCTCGAACAACTCGACCCCAGCACCAGCCTGCCCGCCCCCGCCACGACCGACGACCTGCCGGCCGCCGAGCTGGCGAAGCGCCACGGCCTGGCACTCGATGCCGACCTGCTGTTCTTTCTGGAACTGATGCAGGCCAGCGAACGCCGCTCCCATTACTGGCAGGGGCGCGGCATGCGCCTGCTGGACCTGGCCTTGACCATCAACCGCCTCGGCGGCAACCCCGAAACACCGACCCAGCTGGCGGCCGCCGTATGCCTGCACGATCTGGGCATGGCCTTTCTGCCCCTAGCCATCCTGCACAAGAAGTCACGCCTCACGGACGAAGAGCGCCGACAAATGCAATCGCACACGAGCGTCGCCCACGAGATGCTCAAGCCCATGCCCGACTGGATGAGCGCGGCGCAAATCACCCTGCAACACCACGAACACGCGGATGGCAGCGGCTACCCCAAGGGCCTCAAGGAAGGTGAAATCCGTCCAGGGGCGCTTATCCTCAACATCGTCGACACCTTCGATGCGCGCACCCATGAGCGCGCCCATCAGACCCTGAGCAAACGCCCGCTGCTACGCGCCATCCTGGAAATCAACGGACTGGCCGGCAGCCAGTTCAGCGCCCACTGGGTCGACATCTTCAACCGCACCCTGCAGCAAGAACCCGAACTGGGCCACCGCTAA
- the tolQ gene encoding protein TolQ, whose translation MEANAVDHMSMWSLISNASLVVQLVMLTLVGASVTSWVMIFQRSTLLRAAKNALDMFEERFWSGIDLSKLYRQAGSNPDPDSGLEQIFRAGFKEFSRLRQQQGVDPDAVMDGVSRAMRVAISREEEKLEQSLPFLATVGSTSPYIGLFGTVWGIMNSFRGLAQVQQATLATVAPGIAEALIATAIGLFAAIPAVIAYNRFSARGEMLIGRYYTFADEFQAILHRKVHTTDD comes from the coding sequence GTGGAAGCCAACGCCGTTGACCACATGTCGATGTGGAGTCTGATCAGCAACGCCAGCCTGGTGGTGCAACTGGTGATGCTCACCCTGGTGGGCGCCTCGGTCACTTCATGGGTCATGATTTTCCAGCGCAGCACCCTGTTGCGCGCGGCCAAGAACGCCCTGGACATGTTCGAGGAGCGCTTCTGGTCCGGTATCGACCTGTCCAAGCTGTATCGCCAGGCTGGCAGCAACCCGGACCCGGACTCGGGCCTGGAGCAGATCTTCCGCGCCGGCTTCAAGGAGTTCTCCCGCCTGCGCCAGCAGCAGGGCGTCGACCCGGATGCGGTGATGGACGGCGTGTCGCGGGCCATGCGCGTGGCCATCTCGCGGGAAGAAGAAAAGCTCGAGCAGAGCCTGCCGTTCCTCGCCACCGTCGGCTCCACCAGTCCCTACATCGGCCTGTTCGGTACCGTGTGGGGCATCATGAACTCCTTCCGCGGCCTGGCCCAGGTGCAGCAGGCCACCCTGGCCACCGTGGCCCCGGGCATCGCCGAGGCGCTGATCGCCACGGCCATCGGCCTGTTCGCGGCGATTCCGGCGGTCATCGCCTACAACCGATTCTCCGCCCGCGGCGAGATGCTGATCGGTCGCTACTACACCTTCGCCGACGAGTTCCAGGCGATCCTGCACCGCAAAGTGCATACCACCGACGACTAA
- a CDS encoding Dps family protein: MEINIGIAEQDRAAIAEGLSRLLADTYTLYLKTHNFHWNVTGPMFNTLHLMFEGQYTELALAVDQIAERIRALGFPAPGTYAAYARLSSIKEEQGVPSAPDMIKQLVQGQEAVVRTARGIFPLLDKVSDEPTADLLTQRMQVHEKTAWMLRSLLDA, encoded by the coding sequence ATGGAAATCAACATCGGAATAGCCGAGCAAGACCGCGCCGCGATTGCCGAAGGCTTGTCGCGCCTGCTCGCCGATACCTACACCCTGTACCTGAAAACCCACAATTTCCACTGGAACGTCACCGGCCCGATGTTCAACACCCTGCACCTGATGTTCGAAGGGCAATACACCGAACTGGCACTGGCCGTCGACCAGATCGCCGAACGCATCCGCGCCCTGGGCTTCCCGGCACCCGGCACCTACGCCGCCTACGCGCGCCTGTCCTCGATCAAGGAAGAACAGGGCGTGCCGAGCGCACCGGACATGATCAAGCAACTGGTGCAAGGTCAGGAGGCGGTCGTACGCACCGCCCGCGGCATCTTCCCGCTACTCGACAAGGTCAGCGACGAACCCACCGCCGACCTGCTGACCCAGCGCATGCAGGTGCACGAGAAGACCGCCTGGATGCTGCGCAGCCTGCTCGACGCCTAG
- the tolB gene encoding Tol-Pal system beta propeller repeat protein TolB, which translates to MNTLMRIVLLGLAMLAGGVQAADPLVITSGTDRATPIAVVPFGWQGGSVLPEDIAEIVGNDLRNSGVFEPIPRQNMISLPSQASEVIYRDWKALGAQYVLVGSMVPAGGRLQVQFALFNVATEQQVLTGSVGGGTDQLRDMAHHIADLAFEKLTGVKGAFSTRMLYVTAERFGVNNTRYTLQRSDYDGARAVTLLQSREPILSPSFAPDGRRIAYVSFEQKRPRIFVQHIDTGRREQITNFEGLNGAPAWSPDGSRLAFVLSRDGNPEIYVMDMGSRQLRRVTNHYAIDTEPFWGKDGQTVYFTSDRAGKPQIYKTNIASGAVDRVTFVGNYNANPKLSADEKTLVMIHRQDGFTVFKVAAMDLVRGGAPRILSDTSLDESPTVAPNGTMLIYATRQQGRGVLMLASINGRVRLPLPTAQGEVREPSWSPYLN; encoded by the coding sequence GTGAACACCCTGATGCGTATCGTCCTGTTGGGCCTGGCCATGTTGGCCGGCGGCGTACAGGCGGCTGACCCGTTGGTGATCACCAGCGGAACCGATCGGGCGACGCCGATCGCCGTGGTGCCCTTCGGCTGGCAGGGCGGCAGCGTGCTGCCCGAGGACATCGCCGAGATCGTCGGCAACGACCTGCGCAACTCCGGGGTGTTCGAGCCGATACCGCGGCAGAACATGATCAGCCTGCCGAGCCAGGCCAGCGAGGTCATCTACCGTGACTGGAAGGCCCTGGGGGCACAATACGTGCTGGTCGGCAGCATGGTCCCCGCCGGCGGTCGCCTGCAGGTGCAGTTCGCCCTGTTCAACGTGGCCACCGAGCAGCAGGTGCTGACCGGCAGCGTCGGCGGCGGCACCGATCAGCTGCGCGACATGGCGCACCATATCGCCGACCTGGCGTTCGAAAAGCTGACCGGGGTCAAGGGCGCGTTTTCCACGCGCATGCTCTATGTCACCGCCGAGCGTTTCGGGGTGAACAACACCCGCTACACCCTACAGCGCTCCGACTACGACGGCGCGCGCGCGGTGACCCTGCTGCAATCGCGCGAGCCGATCCTGTCGCCGTCGTTCGCGCCGGACGGGCGCCGCATCGCCTATGTCTCCTTCGAGCAGAAGCGCCCGCGCATCTTCGTCCAGCATATCGATACCGGTCGGCGCGAGCAGATCACCAACTTCGAGGGGCTCAACGGCGCACCGGCCTGGTCGCCGGATGGCAGCCGCCTGGCCTTCGTGCTGTCGCGCGACGGCAACCCGGAGATCTATGTCATGGACATGGGCTCGCGCCAGCTGCGCCGGGTGACCAATCACTATGCGATCGATACCGAACCGTTCTGGGGCAAGGATGGGCAGACCGTCTACTTCACCTCCGACCGTGCCGGCAAACCACAGATTTATAAAACCAACATCGCCAGCGGGGCGGTGGATCGGGTGACCTTCGTCGGCAACTACAACGCCAATCCGAAGCTCTCCGCCGATGAAAAGACCCTGGTGATGATCCATCGCCAGGATGGTTTTACCGTGTTCAAAGTAGCGGCCATGGATCTGGTTCGCGGTGGGGCTCCACGCATCCTTTCTGACACCAGTTTGGATGAGTCCCCCACTGTTGCGCCTAATGGCACCATGCTAATCTACGCCACCCGCCAGCAG
- the tolA gene encoding cell envelope integrity protein TolA — MMQQRERSPSESLFWPVVWAVALHALMFAMLFVSFAFAPDLPPARPIVQATLYQLQSQSQATTQTNQKIAGEAKKTAAPQYETEQLEQKKAEQQKLAQAEQQKQAAAKAAEQKKAEDARKAEAAKKAEAAKAAEQKKLADIAKKKATEEAAKKKAAEDAKKKAAEEARKRAADEAKKKAAAEAAKKKAAEDAKTKAAEQARKAVEDKKAAALAELLSDDVQHQQAMADTHGDQVAGSLDDLIIKLISENWRKPMSARPGMSVELSIEMLPDGTVTNASVTRGSGDAPFDSSAVAAVRSVGRIPEMQQLDRATFDRLYRQRRVIFKPEDLGL, encoded by the coding sequence CTGATGCAGCAGCGTGAGCGCTCTCCTTCGGAAAGCCTGTTCTGGCCGGTGGTGTGGGCCGTGGCGCTGCATGCGCTGATGTTCGCCATGCTGTTCGTCAGTTTCGCCTTCGCCCCGGACTTGCCGCCGGCGCGGCCTATCGTCCAGGCGACCCTGTACCAGTTGCAGTCGCAGAGCCAGGCGACCACCCAGACCAACCAGAAGATCGCCGGCGAGGCGAAGAAGACCGCTGCGCCGCAGTACGAAACCGAGCAGCTGGAGCAGAAGAAGGCCGAACAACAGAAGCTGGCGCAGGCCGAGCAGCAGAAGCAGGCGGCGGCCAAGGCTGCGGAACAAAAGAAGGCCGAGGACGCTCGAAAGGCGGAAGCGGCGAAGAAGGCCGAGGCGGCCAAGGCGGCCGAGCAGAAGAAACTGGCCGACATCGCCAAGAAGAAGGCCACCGAAGAGGCCGCCAAGAAGAAGGCGGCCGAGGACGCCAAGAAGAAAGCGGCGGAAGAGGCCAGGAAGAGGGCTGCCGACGAGGCGAAGAAGAAAGCGGCGGCCGAGGCGGCGAAGAAGAAAGCCGCCGAGGACGCCAAGACGAAGGCCGCGGAGCAGGCGCGCAAGGCGGTCGAGGACAAGAAGGCGGCGGCGTTGGCCGAGCTGCTCTCCGATGACGTGCAGCACCAGCAGGCGATGGCCGATACCCATGGCGACCAGGTCGCTGGTAGTCTCGACGACCTGATCATCAAACTGATCAGCGAAAATTGGCGCAAGCCCATGTCCGCGCGCCCCGGCATGAGTGTGGAGTTGTCGATCGAGATGTTGCCGGACGGCACGGTCACTAACGCCAGCGTTACCCGTGGTAGCGGCGATGCTCCCTTCGACTCTTCAGCAGTGGCGGCGGTGCGCAGTGTTGGGCGCATCCCGGAGATGCAACAACTCGATCGCGCCACTTTCGACCGGCTCTACCGGCAGCGGCGTGTGATCTTCAAACCGGAGGATTTAGGTCTGTGA
- the ruvB gene encoding Holliday junction branch migration DNA helicase RuvB — translation MIEADRLITASPRDRDEQVDRAIRPLKLAEYIGQPSVREQMELFIQAAKGRAEALDHTLIFGPPGLGKTTLANIIAQEMGVSIKSTSGPVLERPGDLAALLTNLEPNDVLFVDEIHRLSPIVEEVLYPAMEDFQLDIMIGEGPAARSIKLDLPPFTLVGATTRAGMLTNPLRDRFGIVQRLEFYSVEDLATIVARSAGILGLPIEAQGAFEIARRARGTPRIANRLLRRVRDFAEVRGKGEITRQIADLALNLLDVDERGFDHQDRRLLLTMIEKFDGGPVGVDSLAAAISEERHTIEDVLEPYLIQQGYMMRTPRGRVVTRHAYLHFGLNTPKRMGEAPVADLFEDGGA, via the coding sequence ATGATAGAAGCCGACCGCCTGATTACCGCCAGCCCGCGCGATCGCGACGAGCAGGTGGATCGCGCCATCCGCCCGCTAAAGCTGGCCGAGTACATCGGCCAGCCGAGCGTGCGCGAGCAGATGGAGCTGTTCATTCAGGCGGCCAAGGGCCGTGCGGAAGCGCTCGATCACACCCTGATCTTCGGCCCGCCGGGCCTGGGCAAGACCACCCTGGCCAATATCATCGCCCAGGAGATGGGCGTGTCCATCAAGAGCACCTCCGGCCCGGTGCTGGAGCGTCCCGGTGATCTGGCGGCGCTGCTGACCAATCTCGAACCGAATGACGTGCTGTTCGTCGATGAAATCCATCGTCTGTCGCCCATCGTCGAGGAAGTGCTGTACCCGGCGATGGAGGACTTCCAGCTCGACATCATGATCGGCGAGGGGCCGGCGGCGCGCTCGATCAAGCTCGACCTGCCGCCCTTCACCCTGGTCGGCGCCACCACCCGGGCCGGGATGCTGACCAATCCGCTGCGCGACCGCTTCGGCATCGTCCAGCGCCTGGAGTTCTACAGCGTCGAGGACCTGGCGACCATCGTCGCTCGCTCCGCCGGTATTCTCGGCCTGCCGATCGAGGCCCAGGGCGCCTTCGAGATCGCCCGGCGCGCTCGGGGTACGCCGCGCATCGCCAACCGCCTGTTGCGCCGCGTGCGCGATTTCGCCGAGGTGCGAGGCAAGGGCGAGATCACCCGGCAGATCGCCGACCTGGCGCTCAATCTGCTGGATGTCGACGAGCGCGGTTTCGATCACCAGGATCGCCGCTTGCTGCTGACCATGATCGAGAAGTTCGACGGCGGGCCGGTCGGCGTCGACAGTCTGGCGGCGGCGATCAGCGAAGAGCGTCACACCATCGAGGACGTGCTGGAGCCCTACCTGATCCAGCAGGGTTACATGATGCGCACCCCGCGGGGGCGGGTGGTGACCCGTCACGCCTATCTGCACTTCGGCCTGAATACCCCGAAGCGCATGGGCGAGGCGCCGGTGGCGGACTTATTCGAAGACGGTGGCGCGTGA
- the ruvA gene encoding Holliday junction branch migration protein RuvA, translating into MIGRVRGTLAEKQPPHVIVDVNGLGYELEVPMTTLYRLPSVGEPLTLHSHLVVREDAHLLYGFFEKRERELFRELIRLSGVGPKLALALMSALEVDELVRCVQAQDTSALVRVPGVGKKTAERLLLELKGRFKAWEAVPGMATLVVEPQGIGAVSSAEHDAVSALISLGYKPQEASRAVSAIKEEGLSSEDMIRRALKGMI; encoded by the coding sequence GTGATCGGACGAGTGCGCGGCACCCTGGCGGAGAAGCAGCCGCCCCATGTGATTGTGGACGTGAACGGCCTGGGCTACGAGCTGGAGGTGCCCATGACCACGCTGTACCGCCTGCCCTCGGTGGGCGAGCCGCTGACCCTGCATAGCCATCTGGTGGTGCGCGAGGACGCCCATCTGCTCTACGGCTTCTTCGAGAAGCGCGAGCGCGAGCTGTTTCGCGAGCTGATTCGTCTCAGCGGCGTCGGGCCCAAGCTGGCGTTGGCGCTGATGTCCGCTCTGGAGGTCGACGAGCTGGTGCGTTGCGTGCAGGCCCAGGACACTTCCGCCCTGGTGAGGGTCCCGGGCGTCGGCAAGAAGACCGCCGAGCGCCTGCTGCTGGAGCTCAAGGGGCGCTTCAAGGCCTGGGAGGCGGTGCCGGGCATGGCCACGCTGGTGGTTGAACCTCAGGGCATCGGCGCAGTCTCAAGCGCGGAGCATGACGCGGTCAGCGCGCTGATCTCCCTCGGCTACAAGCCGCAGGAGGCCAGTCGCGCGGTTTCAGCCATCAAGGAAGAAGGGCTGAGCAGTGAAGATATGATCCGTCGTGCGCTCAAGGGCATGATCTAG
- a CDS encoding YebC/PmpR family DNA-binding transcriptional regulator, translating into MAGHSKWANIKHRKGRQDAKRGKIFTKIIRELTVAAKSGGVPADNPRLRLAVDKALTANMTRDVIDRAIARGAGTNEADNMIELSYEGYAPSGVAIIVEAMTDNRNRTAAEVRHAFSKCGGNLGTDGSVAYMFERKGHISYAPGVDEEALMEAALEAGADDVVSGEDGSVEVYTPFSDFHAVNEALAEAGFKGDESEIAMIPSIAAPIEDLETAQKVIKLIDMLEDLDDVQNVYHNAEISDEIMEQLG; encoded by the coding sequence ATGGCTGGTCATTCCAAATGGGCCAACATCAAGCACCGCAAGGGGCGTCAGGACGCCAAGCGCGGCAAGATCTTCACCAAGATCATTCGTGAGCTGACCGTGGCGGCCAAGAGCGGTGGGGTGCCGGCGGACAATCCGCGTCTGCGCCTGGCGGTGGACAAGGCACTGACCGCGAACATGACCCGCGACGTCATCGACCGGGCCATCGCCCGCGGTGCCGGCACCAACGAAGCCGACAACATGATCGAGCTGAGCTACGAGGGCTATGCGCCGAGCGGCGTGGCCATCATCGTCGAGGCCATGACCGACAACCGCAACCGCACCGCCGCCGAAGTGCGACATGCCTTCAGCAAGTGCGGCGGCAACCTCGGCACCGACGGCTCGGTGGCCTATATGTTCGAGCGCAAGGGGCATATCAGCTACGCCCCGGGCGTGGACGAAGAGGCTCTGATGGAGGCCGCCCTGGAGGCGGGTGCCGACGACGTGGTCAGTGGCGAGGACGGTTCGGTCGAGGTCTACACCCCCTTCAGCGATTTCCATGCGGTCAACGAGGCCCTGGCCGAGGCCGGATTCAAGGGCGACGAGTCCGAGATCGCCATGATCCCCTCGATCGCCGCGCCTATCGAGGATCTGGAGACCGCACAGAAGGTGATCAAGCTGATCGACATGCTGGAAGACCTCGACGACGTGCAGAACGTCTATCACAACGCCGAGATTTCCGACGAGATCATGGAGCAGCTTGGCTGA
- the ruvC gene encoding crossover junction endodeoxyribonuclease RuvC translates to MTLILGIDPGSRITGYGVVRDTGRNCEYVASGCIRTGDGALPERLQAVFRGVREVIERYGPVTMGIEQVFMARNADSALKLGQARGAAILAGVEAGLEVAEYTATQVKQAIAGTGGADKEQVQMMVMHLLKLVQKPQIDASDALAIALCHAHHRQSLIPHGLSGAKRRSGRLRL, encoded by the coding sequence ATGACACTGATACTCGGCATAGACCCCGGCTCGCGCATCACCGGTTATGGCGTGGTGCGCGACACGGGGCGCAACTGCGAATATGTCGCCTCCGGTTGCATCCGTACTGGCGACGGCGCCTTGCCCGAGCGCCTGCAGGCGGTGTTTCGCGGCGTGCGCGAGGTGATCGAGCGCTATGGCCCGGTCACCATGGGCATCGAGCAGGTGTTCATGGCGCGCAACGCCGACTCTGCGCTGAAGCTCGGCCAGGCGCGGGGTGCGGCGATCCTCGCCGGGGTCGAGGCGGGGCTGGAGGTGGCCGAATACACCGCCACCCAGGTCAAGCAGGCGATCGCCGGAACCGGTGGGGCGGACAAGGAACAGGTGCAGATGATGGTCATGCACCTGCTCAAGTTGGTGCAGAAACCGCAGATAGACGCCTCGGATGCCCTGGCCATCGCCCTCTGCCATGCCCATCACCGGCAGAGCCTGATTCCCCATGGCCTGTCCGGCGCCAAGCGGCGCAGCGGCCGCCTTCGCTTGTAA